TATATACTAGATAATAATCCTGAAGCATACGTACTTTATGTTACATCTGAAAAATTTACCAACGATTTGATTAACTCAATAAAAGACGGTAAAAACGAGGAGTTTAGAAATACTTATAGGAGAGCTGACGTGCTTCTTGTAGACGACATTCAGTTTATTGCGGGAAAAGAAAGTACTCAGGAGGAATTTTTCCATACATTCAATGCCCTCCATGAAGCTAATAAACAGATAATAGTATCCAGCGATAATCCTCCAAGTGAGATACCTACATTGGAAGACAGGCTTCGTTCACGTTTTGAATGGGGACTTATAGCTGATATTCAGCCACCTGATTATGAAACAAGAACAGCCATTCTTAGGAAAAAGGCAGAAGCCGAAAATTATGATGTTCCAGATGATGTTATATCATATATCGCTCAAAATATTCAATCAAACATAAGAAAACTTGAAGGAGCTCTTATAAGAATATACGCATATGCTTCTTTGACAAATAAAAAGGAAGTATCGCTGGAACTGGCTCAGGAAGCTCTAAAACATTTAATTTCAAATAACAAAAAAATTACTATTAACGATATAAAAGAAGTAGTTTCAAACTACTATAATATATCGATGGAAGACATAGTATCAAAGAAAAAGACAAAAAACATAGCCTATCCAAGGCAAATTGCAATGTATATAGGAAGAAAACTCACAAACTTGTCTCTTCCTAAACTAGGTGATGAATTTGGAGGCAGAGATCACTCAACTGTTCTTCATGCATGCAATAAAGTGGAAGAAGATATAGAAAACAGTCAGGAAGTAAAAAAGAATATTGATGATTTGATTTCCATGCTTAATAATTAGGAACAACCTGTTGACAAAAAGTTAGTTGCTGTTGACAAAAAAATATAGGCAGTTAATAACTTTTTCATATTTTCAAAACTATCCACATGAAATTTCTTTCTTAGTTAGTTAGAAATTAAATGCAAAAATGACTTTTCAACAAATTAACATTGCCTACTACAATTACTATTATATTTTATTTATATCTACTAAGGATTTTACACTTTTTTAGTTGTGCACATTTTTTATAAAAGGAGCTAAAAGATGAAAATAAAAATAAACCAAAATGAACTTAATAAAAGCATTAATATTGTACAAAAAGCCGTAACATCCCGAACACCACTTCCTATTTTGTCAGGCATATTAATTGAAGCTAAAAATAACATGCTTGTACTTACGGCAACAGATCTTGATTTAGGTATAAAAACATATTCTCCATGCGAAGTTGAAGAAGAAGGTTCTATTGTAATACAGGCAAGACTTATAGGTGATTTTGTAAGAAAACTTCCGGCTAATTCTTATGTTCATATTGAAACAATGGATAATAACAATATGGAGATTAAGTGTCTTAATACTGAAATTAATATTTTAGGTAATTCGGCATCGGAATATCCGGATAACACATTTGATAACGAAGGAAAATCATTTTCTATTAAACTTGAATCATTGAAAAGTTTAATTAAACATACGTGTTTTGCAGCTGCACAGGAAAATATAAAGCCAATTTTTACAGGGTGCTTGGTAGAGATTAAAAATAATATGTGCACATTCGTGGCTTTGGATGGCTATAGAATGGCAGTTAAAAAAGAAAAGATTAATTTTGAAGGAGAAGTTTCTGTAGTTGTTCCATCAAAGACTTTGTTGGAAATTTTGAGAGTTATTGAAGAAAATGAAGAAAATACAGAAATAACTATATCCGAAAGCCATATAAGCTTCAAAATGGAAAACACAATTATTATTTCTAATCTTCTGGATGGAAAATTTATTGATTATCAGGGAATAATAAAAGATAATTATGTAACAGTAGTAAAAGCGGAAACTTCAGACATAAGAAATAGTGTGGAGAGGGCTTCACTTCTTGCTAAAGATGATAAAAACAATTTAATTATTTTAGAAGTAAAAGAAAACAGTATGAAAATCAATTCTGCTTCCGAATACGGAAATGTAGAAGAAAATGTACCGGTTGAAAAAGAAGGAGAAAATATAAAAATAGGATTTAACTCAAAATATCTATTGGACTTTCTAAAAATTATTGACAGCGAAAAGATATCACTAAATTTAATAGGGGTTAATAATCCATGCTTTATAACTGAAGAGGGCAAACAAGATTATGTGTACATGGTGCTGCCTGTAAGAATAAGCTAAGCAAGTATTTTCTTAATTAAGAATAATGTCTGAAAGAAGGATTTATTATGGAAAAAGTGATCATTTCAACAGAATTTATAAAACTTGATCAGCTATTAAAATTTGTCAATGCAGTTGAGGGAGGCGGAATGGCCAAAAATGTAATTCTTGATGGACTTGTAAAAGTTAACGGCGAAGTTATGCTGCAAAGAGGCAAAAAGCTGAGAGAAGGAGATATTGTTGATTTCGGCGGAGAAAGGTATATCATTTCAAAAGAGGAAAAATGATAGTAAAAAGTCTAAAGATTAAAAATTACAGGAATTTTGAGGAAGCAGAAATTGAATTAAATGATTCTCTTAATATTTTTGTTGGAGATAACGGCCAGGGTAAAACTAACCTAATGGAATCAGTTTATTTGACTTCTATAGGCAGGACGTTTAGATTGAACAGTGAAAATGAGCTTATTAAATTTCACGAAAACAGAAGCTTTGTTGAAGTTAATATACAAAAAAACAACTATGAAATGAAAATTCAGCTTCAGCTTGAGAAAAATAAAAGAAAACAGGTTTTAATCAACGGCGTTAAATTAGATAAGACATCTGAAATGATAGGAATTTTAAATAATGTTATATTTACTCCTGATGACATGAAAATCGTTAAAGGAAGTCCTAGTGAAAGACGCAAATTTGTTAATATTGATATTTCTCAAATTAAGCCGAAATATAAATATCTGCTCAATAAATACAAAAAAATCTGTACTGAAAGAAATATATTATTAAAAAACTACTATACAAAATCGAAAAATAAGGATATTATTAATATTTGGAATGATTACTTGGTTAATATTGGAACGGAAATAGTATACTACAGATATGATTACATAAGTAAGCTTAAAAAATATTCTGTGGATATTTATGCAAATATTTCAGGCAACAAAGAAAAGTTTGAATTAAATTATTTATGCAATGTTGGGAATTTAAATAATATTGATAAAGACGATTTTAAAAAAATGTTTTATGAAAAAATTAATTCTGGTTTACAGCAGGAGATTCAAAACGGAACTACAATGTACGGCCCTCACAAAGACGATATTATAATAAAAATAAATGAAAAAGAATGTAAGTATTTTGGTTCTCAAGGGCAGCAAAGGTCCGCAATTTTAGCTGTAAAACTTGCTGAAATAGAGATTATAAAAGAAGAGATAGGAGAATATCCCGTCTTGCTTCTTGATGACGTTCTTTCAGAGCTTGACAATAAAAGAAAAGGGTTTTTAATAAATTATATCAAAGGAATTCAAACGTTCATCACAACAACGGATGATCACGATTTGAATGTATTGACTGAAAATTACAATAAGAATAAATTTTATATAAACGAAGGAAAAATTGGGAACATTACAAATTAGAGGAGATATAAATGACTGATAGAAATAATATTCATTATGGAGCAGAGCAGATACAGGTGCTTGAAGGTCTTGAACCTGTTAGGAAAAGACCTGGAATGTATATAGGCTCCACCGGTGAAAGAGGATTACACCAATTGGTTTATGAAGTTGTTGATAACAGCATTGATGAAGCGTTGGCGGGATATTGCAATACTATCAATGTAACCATTAATGAAGATAATTCAATAGTGGTTGTAGACAACGGAAGAGGAATTCCTATAGAGAAAAATAATAAGACAGGGAAATCTACATTGGAGACAGTGCTGACAGTGCTGCATGCAGGGGGAAAATTTGATAATGATGCGTACAAGGTATCAGGCGGACTTCACGGCGTAGGTGTGTCATGTGTTAATGCTCTGTCTAGTTATTTAGTTGCGGAAGTAAACTGGGACGGAAAGAAATATAGGCAGGAATTTGAAAGAGGCATTCCTAAATCAGAGGTTAAATACATATCTGATACAGAAGAAAACGGAACTACGATAACATTTTTGCCCGATTCTACTATTTTTGATGCTATAGAATACAATTATACGACATTGAAGCATCGTATGAGAGAGCTTGCATTCCTGAACAGAGGAATAAAAATAACTTTAGAAGACAAGAGGGAAAATGTAAAAGAAGAATTTCATTATGAAGGCGGAATAAAGGAATTTGTTCAATTTTTAAACAGAAAAAAGGATGCCTTACACGATGATATAATTTATGCTGAAGGTAAAAAGGATAAAGTTATAGTTGAATTATCTATGCAGTATACGGATTCATATTCTGAGAATATTTTTTCTTTTGTAAATAATATAAATACAATAGAAGGCGGTACACATCTAATAGGTTTTAAAACTGCTTTTACTCGTGTTATTAATGATTATGCAAGAAAAAGTAATTTATTAAAAGAAAATGATGTTTCCATAACAGGAGAGGATATAAGGGAAGGTATTACAGCTGTTCTTTCCATTAAGATACCTAATCCTCAGTTTGAAGGACAGACAAAAACAAAATTGGGAAACAGCGAAGTAAGAGGTATAGTTGATAACATAACAGGGGAAGCATTGAGCGTATATTGCGAAGAAAACCCAAAGACAGCAAAATTAATTGTTGAAAAATCTTTGAGATCGGCAAGAGCAAGAGAAGCGGCAAGAAAAGCAAGAGATCTTGCCAGAAGAAAGGGTGCTCTTGACAGTATGTCTCTGCCTGGTAAATTAGCAGATTGTTCTGAGAAGGATCCTACTTTGTGTGAAATATGCATAGTTGAGGGTAATTCAGCAGGAGGGTCTGCAAAAGAAGGAAGGGACAGAAGGTATCAGGCAATACTTCCTTTGAGAGGAAAAATTTTAAATGTAGAAAAATCGAGAATAGATAAAATACTGAATTCTGAAGAAATTAAAAATATGATTACAGCTTTTGGTACAGGTATCGGAGAAGATTTTGACGTAACAAAACTAAGGTATCACAAGATAATTATAATGACAGATGCCGATGTGGACGGTGCACATATAAGAACTCTTTTGCTCACATTTTTCTACAGATATATGAAGGAGCTTATTACTCAAGGGCATGTTTATGCTGCTCAACCTCCTTTATACAGGGTGAAAAAAGGTAAATTCGAAAAATATGTGTACAGCGATTCGGAGCTGAGCGATATTTTAGAAGAAATAGGAAGAGACAACAAGATTGAAATTCAGCGTTACAAAGGTCTGGGAGAAATGGATCCCGAACAGCTTTGGGAAACTACAATGAATCCGGCAGACAGAATTCTTTTAAGAGTCAATGAAGATGACGCTATGGCTGCAGATGAAACATTCAGTATACTCATGGGAGATAAAGTTGCTCCCAGAAGAGAGTTTATTGAACAAAATGCACGATATGTAAAGAATTTAGATATATAGCTGTTGGAGGTTATAAATGAGCGAAAATGAAAATAAAAGTAAGATTATAGAAACAAATATTACCGAGGAAATGAGAAAATCTTATTTAGATTATGCTATGACGGTTATTGTTTCAAGAGCCCTGCCAGATGTAAGAGATGGGCTTAAACCTGTTCATAGAAGAATTCTTTATTCCGCAAATGAACTTGGATTGACACCTGATAAACCTCATAAAAAAAGTGCACGTATTGTCGGTGACGTTCTCGGTAAGTATCATCCTCACGGAGATTCAGCTGTATATGATGCAATGGTACGTTTGGCTCAGAGCTTTTCTATGCGTTATCCATTGATAGATGGTCATGGGAATTTTGGTTCTGTTGATGGAGACCAAGCTGCGGCAATGCGTTATACAGAAGCTAGAATGTCAAAAATTGCATTGGAGCTTTTAAGGGATTTTAATAAAGATACTGTTGATTTCAGGCCTAACTTTGATGAAACATTGAAAGAGCCTGTTGTTCTTCCAAGCCGTTTTCCGAATCTTCTTGTTAACGGCTCACAGGGTATAGCTGTTGGTATGGCAAGCTCTATCCCTCCTCAGAACATAGGAGAGGTAATAAATGGGGTTATGGCATACATTGATGATCCGGACATAGATGTTCCTGGGCTTATGAGATATATAAAAGGCCCTGATTTTCCTACAGGTGCAATTATAGAGGGAAAAGAAAATATCAAAAATGCCTATATGACAGGAAGAGGATTCGTAAAGGTTAAATCAAGAGTTGAAATAGAGGAAATAAAAAATAATAAAAGCAGAATAATTGTATCCGAGCTTCCTTACATGGTAAACAAAGCAAGGTTGATTGAAAAAATAGCAAATCTTGTAAAAGATAAGAAAATCGACGGCATTTCCGATTTAAGGGATGAAAGTGATAGAAAAGGTATGAGGATTGTTATTGAAATTAAGAGAGACTACAATCCTAACATAGTACTTAACAATTTATATAAGCATACTCAGCTTCAAGATAATTTCAGCATTATTATGATAGCTCTTGTAAATAATGAGCCTAAGGTGTTGACACTTAAGGAAATGGTTCATTATTACGTTGAGCATCAAAGAGAAATTGTAGTAAGAAGAACAAAGTATGATTTGAATAAAGCTGAAGCAAGAGCTCATATTGTTGAAGGTTTGAGAATAGCCATTGATAATATTGATGAAGTTATAAGAATAATAAGATCTTCTTATGACGATGCAGAGAAAAAATTGATGGATGCATTTAATTTATCAGAAATTCAGGCAAGAGCAATCATTGATATGAGGCTTAGACGTCTGCAAGGCCTGGAAAGAGAAAAATTAGATGCAGAGTACAAAGAATTAATGGAAATGATTGCTAAATATAAAGAAATTCTTTCAAACCAGCACCTGGTGGACAACATAATAAAAGATGAATTAAAAGATATTAAAAATAATTTTTATGATGAAAGAAGAACAGAAATAATTGCAGACGAAGGCGAAATAACTGTAGAAGATTTAATTGAAGAAGAAAATGTTGCAATTACTCTTACTAATTTTGGATACATCAAAAGACTTCCTGAAGACACGTACAAGGCTCAGAATAGAGGGGGCAAGGGAATAACAGCACTCAAAACAAGAGAAGAAGATTTTGTAAAGGATTTATTTATAACATCTACTCATGATAATCTTCTGTTTATGACAAACAAAGGAAGAATGTTCAGAATTAAGGCATATGAAGTTCCTGAAGCAAGACGTCAGGCCAAGGGTACAGCCGCTATAAATTTGATAAGCATAGATTCAGGTGAGCAAGTAAGATCAATAATTCCAATAAGAGAGTTCAATGACGATGAATACCTAATATTTGTAACCAAAAAAGGGATTATTAAAAAGACTAAACTCAGCGATTTTGATACAACAAGAAAAACAGGTTTAGTAGCAATAAAAATCGCCGATGATGATGAGCTTATAAATGTTTCAAAAACTGATGGCACTAAGGATATATTTATAGTTACAAAATCCGGTAAGGGAATAAAATTCAATGAAAAAGATGTAAGAGCAACAGGCAGAAACTCTATGGGTGTTAAGGCAATAACCATAAGTGATGAAGATGAGCTTGTTACAATGAGCATAATTAATGAAAACAATGAAAGCACTGAAAAGAAATATATTTTAACAGTAACGGAAAACGGGTATGCAAAAATAACCTTGTCTCAGGAATACAGATGCCAGAACAGAGGCGGAAAGGGAATGAAGGCACATAATGTAAATAATAAAACAGGCCCGATAATAGGTTCTTTGATTGTTGAAAAGGAAGATGACATAATGATGCTGAGCATCAACGGGTCAATTATAAGAATGCATGCAACGGAAATTTCAATTATGGGAAGAGATACTCAAGGAGTAATTGCCATGAGATTAAATGGCGACGATAGAGTAGTATCTGTAGCAAAAATTTATTCAGAGGACCGTAGTTTGGAAGACGAAGAAGAATAAGATTAGTGGAGGTTATCATGTCATTAGAAATTAAATATGAATTGACTTCGGAAAATAATTTAGAAATAATTCCTGTGGGAGAAGTAGATATATATACTTCTCCTGAACTCAAAAATAAAATTTTTGAGTTAATCGAAGAAAAAAACAGCAATATAGTAATTAATGGCGAAAAGCTTGATTACATTGATTCAACCGGTCTTGGAATTTTAATGGGCATTTACAAAAAGCTCCAGGAAAAGAATCTTAGCATAAAGGTGATAAATCTAAAACCTAATATATATAAATTATTCGATATAACAGGATTAAATAAGATTTTTAGTATTCAGAGGTGATATAATGGAAAAAATAAATTTAACTATTCCTAAAAAATCTGAATATATGAGTACAATCAGGCTTACAACATCTGCTTTGTCAAATATGAACGGGTTTAACGTAGATGAAATAGAAGATATAAAAGTTATTATATCAGAGGTTTGCACTCTTTTTATAAATATAGT
Above is a window of Sedimentibacter sp. MB35-C1 DNA encoding:
- the dnaN gene encoding DNA polymerase III subunit beta, whose translation is MKIKINQNELNKSINIVQKAVTSRTPLPILSGILIEAKNNMLVLTATDLDLGIKTYSPCEVEEEGSIVIQARLIGDFVRKLPANSYVHIETMDNNNMEIKCLNTEINILGNSASEYPDNTFDNEGKSFSIKLESLKSLIKHTCFAAAQENIKPIFTGCLVEIKNNMCTFVALDGYRMAVKKEKINFEGEVSVVVPSKTLLEILRVIEENEENTEITISESHISFKMENTIIISNLLDGKFIDYQGIIKDNYVTVVKAETSDIRNSVERASLLAKDDKNNLIILEVKENSMKINSASEYGNVEENVPVEKEGENIKIGFNSKYLLDFLKIIDSEKISLNLIGVNNPCFITEEGKQDYVYMVLPVRIS
- the dnaA gene encoding chromosomal replication initiator protein DnaA, with translation MNFEELWNEVLEIVKEDTNQVSFNTWFKPLKIVAYKNNTIYLETADEFLKNTLKKRHYNFLKNAFTYVLKKDTELIFTVPGENLEKEDNKKNNLNNSTEDSDSINSNGRKLNPKYRFDNFIIGNSNRFAHAASLAVAEAPSTAYNPLFLYGGVGLGKTHLMHAIGHYILDNNPEAYVLYVTSEKFTNDLINSIKDGKNEEFRNTYRRADVLLVDDIQFIAGKESTQEEFFHTFNALHEANKQIIVSSDNPPSEIPTLEDRLRSRFEWGLIADIQPPDYETRTAILRKKAEAENYDVPDDVISYIAQNIQSNIRKLEGALIRIYAYASLTNKKEVSLELAQEALKHLISNNKKITINDIKEVVSNYYNISMEDIVSKKKTKNIAYPRQIAMYIGRKLTNLSLPKLGDEFGGRDHSTVLHACNKVEEDIENSQEVKKNIDDLISMLNN
- a CDS encoding STAS domain-containing protein encodes the protein MSLEIKYELTSENNLEIIPVGEVDIYTSPELKNKIFELIEEKNSNIVINGEKLDYIDSTGLGILMGIYKKLQEKNLSIKVINLKPNIYKLFDITGLNKIFSIQR
- a CDS encoding RNA-binding S4 domain-containing protein, which produces MEKVIISTEFIKLDQLLKFVNAVEGGGMAKNVILDGLVKVNGEVMLQRGKKLREGDIVDFGGERYIISKEEK
- the recF gene encoding DNA replication/repair protein RecF (All proteins in this family for which functions are known are DNA-binding proteins that assist the filamentation of RecA onto DNA for the initiation of recombination or recombinational repair.), coding for MIVKSLKIKNYRNFEEAEIELNDSLNIFVGDNGQGKTNLMESVYLTSIGRTFRLNSENELIKFHENRSFVEVNIQKNNYEMKIQLQLEKNKRKQVLINGVKLDKTSEMIGILNNVIFTPDDMKIVKGSPSERRKFVNIDISQIKPKYKYLLNKYKKICTERNILLKNYYTKSKNKDIINIWNDYLVNIGTEIVYYRYDYISKLKKYSVDIYANISGNKEKFELNYLCNVGNLNNIDKDDFKKMFYEKINSGLQQEIQNGTTMYGPHKDDIIIKINEKECKYFGSQGQQRSAILAVKLAEIEIIKEEIGEYPVLLLDDVLSELDNKRKGFLINYIKGIQTFITTTDDHDLNVLTENYNKNKFYINEGKIGNITN
- the gyrA gene encoding DNA gyrase subunit A — its product is MSENENKSKIIETNITEEMRKSYLDYAMTVIVSRALPDVRDGLKPVHRRILYSANELGLTPDKPHKKSARIVGDVLGKYHPHGDSAVYDAMVRLAQSFSMRYPLIDGHGNFGSVDGDQAAAMRYTEARMSKIALELLRDFNKDTVDFRPNFDETLKEPVVLPSRFPNLLVNGSQGIAVGMASSIPPQNIGEVINGVMAYIDDPDIDVPGLMRYIKGPDFPTGAIIEGKENIKNAYMTGRGFVKVKSRVEIEEIKNNKSRIIVSELPYMVNKARLIEKIANLVKDKKIDGISDLRDESDRKGMRIVIEIKRDYNPNIVLNNLYKHTQLQDNFSIIMIALVNNEPKVLTLKEMVHYYVEHQREIVVRRTKYDLNKAEARAHIVEGLRIAIDNIDEVIRIIRSSYDDAEKKLMDAFNLSEIQARAIIDMRLRRLQGLEREKLDAEYKELMEMIAKYKEILSNQHLVDNIIKDELKDIKNNFYDERRTEIIADEGEITVEDLIEEENVAITLTNFGYIKRLPEDTYKAQNRGGKGITALKTREEDFVKDLFITSTHDNLLFMTNKGRMFRIKAYEVPEARRQAKGTAAINLISIDSGEQVRSIIPIREFNDDEYLIFVTKKGIIKKTKLSDFDTTRKTGLVAIKIADDDELINVSKTDGTKDIFIVTKSGKGIKFNEKDVRATGRNSMGVKAITISDEDELVTMSIINENNESTEKKYILTVTENGYAKITLSQEYRCQNRGGKGMKAHNVNNKTGPIIGSLIVEKEDDIMMLSINGSIIRMHATEISIMGRDTQGVIAMRLNGDDRVVSVAKIYSEDRSLEDEEE
- the gyrB gene encoding DNA topoisomerase (ATP-hydrolyzing) subunit B is translated as MTDRNNIHYGAEQIQVLEGLEPVRKRPGMYIGSTGERGLHQLVYEVVDNSIDEALAGYCNTINVTINEDNSIVVVDNGRGIPIEKNNKTGKSTLETVLTVLHAGGKFDNDAYKVSGGLHGVGVSCVNALSSYLVAEVNWDGKKYRQEFERGIPKSEVKYISDTEENGTTITFLPDSTIFDAIEYNYTTLKHRMRELAFLNRGIKITLEDKRENVKEEFHYEGGIKEFVQFLNRKKDALHDDIIYAEGKKDKVIVELSMQYTDSYSENIFSFVNNINTIEGGTHLIGFKTAFTRVINDYARKSNLLKENDVSITGEDIREGITAVLSIKIPNPQFEGQTKTKLGNSEVRGIVDNITGEALSVYCEENPKTAKLIVEKSLRSARAREAARKARDLARRKGALDSMSLPGKLADCSEKDPTLCEICIVEGNSAGGSAKEGRDRRYQAILPLRGKILNVEKSRIDKILNSEEIKNMITAFGTGIGEDFDVTKLRYHKIIIMTDADVDGAHIRTLLLTFFYRYMKELITQGHVYAAQPPLYRVKKGKFEKYVYSDSELSDILEEIGRDNKIEIQRYKGLGEMDPEQLWETTMNPADRILLRVNEDDAMAADETFSILMGDKVAPRREFIEQNARYVKNLDI